A genomic region of Verrucomicrobiota bacterium contains the following coding sequences:
- a CDS encoding DUF1080 domain-containing protein — MQNLSGLFGRTLPMLAGLALCGIAAHLNAADAPVTPSALEADPKGWVDILPAPDLQGWYRVSVPPTGKLGRDQWHVDTARKVLVCDGDGGHDMLLLDKELGDIIFHFEFCYTKIEGKTGYNSGAYVRNSKDGAIWHQAQFGDAKDGYLFGQTPAEEGKKKSFNLKKEVKDMRVKPAGEWNTFEVTARGKTLTLWVNGAVTCQFPDCNAPQGRLGLEGEGYRIEFRNLKLKELKPDAAR, encoded by the coding sequence ATGCAAAATCTATCCGGTTTGTTTGGTCGTACCCTGCCAATGCTGGCTGGGCTCGCGCTTTGCGGCATCGCCGCTCACCTCAACGCCGCTGACGCGCCCGTCACCCCGAGCGCGCTGGAGGCCGATCCCAAGGGCTGGGTGGATATTCTACCTGCCCCCGATCTCCAAGGCTGGTACCGCGTGTCCGTTCCGCCCACCGGCAAGCTGGGCCGTGATCAATGGCATGTGGACACCGCGCGCAAGGTATTGGTTTGCGACGGCGATGGCGGGCATGACATGCTGCTGCTCGACAAGGAACTGGGCGACATTATTTTCCACTTTGAATTCTGCTACACCAAGATCGAGGGCAAAACCGGTTATAACAGCGGCGCGTATGTGCGCAATTCCAAGGATGGCGCGATCTGGCACCAGGCCCAGTTCGGGGATGCGAAGGATGGATACCTGTTTGGCCAAACCCCGGCGGAAGAGGGCAAGAAGAAATCGTTTAACCTCAAGAAGGAGGTCAAGGACATGCGCGTGAAACCGGCCGGCGAATGGAACACGTTCGAGGTGACGGCGCGCGGCAAGACCCTCACCCTGTGGGTGAACGGGGCGGTGACATGCCAGTTCCCGGATTGCAATGCCCCCCAGGGCCGCCTTGGACTCGAAGGCGAGGGATACCGCATCGAATTCCGCAACCTGAAACTCAAGGAACTGAAACCGGACGCGGCGCGCTGA
- a CDS encoding SUMF1/EgtB/PvdO family nonheme iron enzyme: protein MLQARTIPNDPNRIIGIVGGHHDVPETGRLILFDTSWSRRYPFKVKPQDKIWGKEGTLLRISVILPKEETGCVAEIPGRGEPVEGDVCDTQTGNQWERRKPYFIHPWPLDGTYFLVSAKKTRDSLWGLYLVDLFDNMTLLAEAEDAAFFEPMLFEPRTRPPVIPDRIRLTETNASVHIADIYAGPGLKNIPRGKVKSLRVFAYHFNYLGTGGDQFLGLESGWDIKRILGTVPVEADGSACFEIPANTPVSLQPLDEDGAALQLMRSWLVGMPGERVSCVGCHEDNRNSIPAGRVLADRKPPKTLQPWYGQVRPFSFPLEVYPVVQKYCVGCHTGKNAPVRKSDQGGVPGKETRLSMSNAQEAHETLHPYVRRPGPESDNMMFYPMEYHASTSPLIQMLKKGHHGVKLDQEAWERLFAWIDLNVTFKGKWSPNDYKGQNQKERRMQMAKLYANTTDCPEDEYERLVAESKTHPTPAFINPADDTIPATDNLTAPGFPMRTGPAATISKAFRKTVELSGGRKMEFVQISAGSFVMGSLDGATDERPRAVIKIAKPFWMAECEVSNAEYHEFDPAHDTRYIDAHGKDHNTPGYIANHDNQPVARITWKRAMEFCDWLSKRAGLKVRLPTEAQWEWAARAGSSSRFFFGGLEDDFSKWANLADRSVRWQMVGCTTQDVQKRSPYPQEKNFPLHEERFEDKWFVVDFVGQYPPNPWGLKDMVGNVSEWTRSSYYPYPYVDEDGRNDENLTERKVARGGSWNSRPREAGSAIRLPYETYQPVHDVGFRVIVED, encoded by the coding sequence TTGCTCCAAGCACGGACGATACCGAACGATCCGAATCGGATCATTGGGATTGTCGGTGGACATCACGATGTCCCGGAAACCGGAAGGCTGATCCTGTTTGATACCTCCTGGTCGCGGCGTTATCCGTTCAAGGTTAAACCCCAAGACAAGATCTGGGGGAAAGAAGGCACCTTACTGAGGATTTCCGTCATCCTGCCCAAGGAGGAGACGGGGTGCGTTGCGGAAATCCCTGGCCGAGGCGAACCCGTTGAAGGGGATGTGTGCGATACCCAAACCGGCAATCAATGGGAGCGACGGAAACCGTATTTCATTCATCCTTGGCCGCTGGATGGCACCTATTTTCTGGTTAGCGCCAAAAAGACACGCGATTCGCTATGGGGGCTCTACCTGGTTGATCTGTTTGATAACATGACGCTGCTGGCGGAAGCGGAGGATGCCGCATTCTTCGAACCCATGCTGTTCGAGCCACGCACGCGTCCGCCGGTCATCCCAGACCGCATACGTTTAACCGAAACGAATGCATCCGTTCACATCGCGGACATTTATGCTGGCCCAGGGCTGAAGAACATTCCACGTGGCAAAGTGAAATCGCTACGTGTATTTGCCTACCATTTCAACTATCTGGGTACCGGCGGAGACCAGTTCCTTGGCTTGGAGTCGGGCTGGGATATCAAGCGTATTCTCGGCACGGTGCCGGTTGAGGCGGACGGGTCGGCCTGTTTCGAAATTCCAGCCAACACGCCAGTGTCGCTTCAACCGCTTGACGAAGATGGGGCCGCGTTGCAGCTCATGCGTTCCTGGCTGGTGGGTATGCCGGGCGAACGCGTTTCCTGTGTCGGTTGTCATGAGGATAACCGCAACTCGATCCCGGCCGGTCGGGTCCTGGCCGACCGCAAACCGCCCAAAACGTTACAGCCTTGGTACGGGCAGGTCAGGCCCTTCTCGTTCCCGCTGGAAGTTTATCCGGTTGTCCAGAAATACTGTGTTGGTTGTCACACCGGCAAGAATGCCCCGGTTCGGAAAAGTGACCAGGGCGGCGTTCCCGGCAAGGAAACTCGCTTGAGCATGAGCAACGCTCAGGAGGCCCACGAAACGCTCCATCCCTATGTGCGCCGACCCGGTCCGGAGAGTGACAACATGATGTTTTATCCGATGGAATACCACGCTTCCACCAGTCCACTGATCCAGATGTTGAAGAAAGGGCACCATGGCGTGAAGCTCGACCAAGAGGCATGGGAAAGGCTGTTTGCGTGGATTGATCTCAATGTAACTTTCAAAGGCAAGTGGAGCCCAAATGATTACAAGGGGCAAAATCAGAAGGAGCGGCGGATGCAGATGGCAAAGCTTTACGCCAACACGACCGACTGCCCGGAAGACGAATATGAGCGGCTGGTTGCCGAGTCCAAGACGCACCCGACACCGGCGTTCATCAACCCTGCGGATGACACCATCCCTGCCACCGATAACCTTACTGCGCCTGGGTTTCCGATGCGCACCGGGCCGGCGGCAACGATTTCAAAGGCTTTTCGTAAAACCGTGGAACTTTCAGGCGGACGCAAAATGGAATTTGTCCAGATTTCCGCCGGTTCGTTCGTGATGGGCAGCCTGGATGGCGCGACGGATGAACGTCCACGCGCAGTGATCAAGATCGCCAAGCCTTTCTGGATGGCGGAATGCGAAGTTTCCAACGCTGAGTATCATGAGTTCGATCCCGCGCATGACACCCGTTATATTGATGCGCACGGTAAAGACCATAATACTCCAGGCTACATCGCGAATCATGACAACCAGCCGGTGGCACGCATCACATGGAAACGCGCCATGGAGTTTTGCGATTGGCTGAGCAAGCGGGCGGGTTTAAAAGTACGGTTACCCACCGAGGCCCAGTGGGAATGGGCGGCCCGGGCAGGTTCCTCCAGCAGATTTTTCTTTGGCGGCTTGGAGGATGATTTCAGCAAGTGGGCCAATCTCGCTGACCGAAGCGTGCGTTGGCAGATGGTCGGCTGCACTACGCAGGATGTCCAGAAGCGCAGTCCATATCCGCAGGAAAAGAATTTTCCGCTACATGAAGAACGCTTTGAAGACAAGTGGTTCGTGGTGGATTTCGTTGGCCAGTACCCGCCCAACCCGTGGGGGCTGAAGGACATGGTGGGCAATGTCAGCGAGTGGACCCGCTCCAGCTATTATCCGTACCCTTACGTTGACGAGGACGGCCGCAATGATGAAAACCTGACCGAGCGCAAGGTTGCACGCGGCGGTTCCTGGAACAGTCGTCCGCGGGAAGCGGGTTCAGCGATACGCCTGCCATATGAGACGTACCAACCGGTTCACGACGTGGGTTTCCGCGTCATCGTTGAAGACTAG
- a CDS encoding ThuA domain-containing protein → MRNLIHQILLGAALLAVSATAADKKLVVIAGRPSHGPGEHEFRAGSLLLQKCLANAPGLVTVTYSNGWPQDAAALSDATAVVIYADGGGGHPVLKDDHKAVISNLVKQGVGIGFMHYTCEVPADKAGTEFKEWVGGHYEHQYSCNPMWEPDYTTFPKHPAANGVMPFKIRDEWYFNIRFRDDMSGITPILVAKPSDQVRDGSYVYPKGPYTHIQQNKGRDEIMMWVVENPGGSRGFGFTGGHYHKNWGEPNFRKVVLNALLWVTKVEVPAGGVDSLVSAEMLTQNLDPKNAPKPKK, encoded by the coding sequence ATGCGAAACCTCATCCACCAAATCCTGTTGGGCGCGGCGCTGCTGGCCGTGTCTGCCACTGCGGCTGATAAGAAACTGGTTGTGATTGCCGGCCGCCCCAGTCACGGGCCGGGCGAGCATGAATTCCGCGCCGGCAGCCTGCTGCTGCAAAAGTGCCTGGCCAACGCGCCGGGACTGGTCACGGTCACCTATTCCAACGGCTGGCCGCAGGATGCCGCCGCCCTCTCGGACGCTACTGCGGTGGTCATTTACGCCGATGGCGGCGGCGGGCATCCCGTGCTCAAGGACGATCACAAGGCAGTCATCAGCAACCTCGTCAAACAGGGGGTGGGCATCGGGTTCATGCATTACACCTGCGAAGTGCCGGCGGATAAGGCTGGCACCGAGTTCAAGGAATGGGTGGGCGGCCACTATGAGCACCAGTACAGTTGCAATCCCATGTGGGAGCCGGATTATACCACGTTCCCCAAGCATCCCGCCGCCAACGGGGTCATGCCGTTCAAGATTCGCGATGAGTGGTATTTTAACATCCGGTTCCGCGACGACATGTCCGGCATCACGCCGATCCTGGTGGCCAAGCCCTCCGATCAGGTGCGCGATGGCTCGTATGTCTATCCCAAGGGGCCCTATACGCACATTCAGCAAAACAAGGGGCGAGATGAAATCATGATGTGGGTGGTCGAGAATCCCGGCGGGTCACGCGGATTCGGCTTCACCGGCGGCCATTATCACAAGAACTGGGGCGAACCGAATTTCCGCAAGGTGGTGTTGAACGCGCTGTTGTGGGTAACCAAGGTTGAGGTGCCAGCCGGCGGTGTGGACTCGCTGGTGTCCGCCGAAATGCTGACCCAAAATCTGGACCCGAAGAACGCGCCAAAACCAAAGAAATAG
- a CDS encoding discoidin domain-containing protein, protein MRSKPNRLPSRAPSVRRFGFKELLVLFSALPLLAQAQALPENLAPQALITASAEYSAHYQAKFVADGRIPLPGSKADVDQAWCVPGAAARNGATLTFTWTNPVQVAEVVYYGRTAWMASECWKDYQLSLDDQAQPAVQGQFQMGHGPQHIRLATPAQVRKLTLTFRNWHGGLNPGASEIQIFAQVVPEGVLPKFVKLDAESQPETPESVLVDSPELKDKFLSGGLGFQKLLVIQRHELNPTHVYTYHVEGFQPGGGLWVYAFDAKSVKAGKIWKRLVDSSEGQILDCDLSPDGREVVFSWRQKKSEGYHIFRMNVDGSKCRQLTDGPHHNYNACWLPDGGIAFLSTRTSRFAYCWISPVGVLHRMERDGSRVQQLSANIVNDFTPSVMEDGRLIYSRWEYVDKPAIPIQSLWTIRPDGTGLAGYYGNRVLSPATFMEARSIPGRSGEVLCVLTSHNGPCRGAIGMINPKLGNNTQAAIRNLTPEVKIGRVDQGSGNNIRGPYESPFPLDGQYYLVSKRGMLLVRDYEGTQTATLLSPKDGLGYYGARPIRSYRRPPVLDAQTDTNAGPWATVVLQDVYRGLEPFVQRGEVKEICVVEEMRKAVRTEVANRAFGFQFPVISCGATYAGKKVWGYAPVAPDGSACFQVPAGVPIYFLALDAQGRAVQRMRTFTHLMPGETQGCMGCHEPRQQTLAAQHPPVIPRKPDTLRPPDWGAGIGFDYSTVVQPVLDRNCTLCHSGSTPAGKVDLCGDKTDFFSVSYEYLARGRKKISEGEYDNPYVNWIPTYNGMEANILQIQPKFWGSHASKLTDVILSGHRDTNGQPRIELTAAEQRRIFAWIDLNVPYYGTSETAYPEKKGCRQLYPTDLDKTLAEVAKRRCVSCHAEGKIPRQVWVRIVQPQRNNFLTAPLARDAGGSERCGRPVFQNTDDPDYLAILRTFEAIQKQIEERPRMDMAGAQPAKVDRSCLGKVD, encoded by the coding sequence ATGAGATCAAAACCAAATCGCTTACCCAGTCGCGCTCCGAGCGTGAGGCGATTCGGCTTCAAGGAGCTGCTGGTTCTGTTTTCTGCCTTGCCGTTGCTGGCCCAAGCTCAGGCACTCCCCGAGAATCTGGCACCCCAAGCGCTCATCACCGCCTCGGCTGAATACAGCGCACATTACCAGGCAAAGTTTGTTGCCGATGGCCGCATTCCCTTGCCCGGTTCCAAGGCAGATGTGGATCAGGCCTGGTGTGTGCCCGGAGCCGCTGCCAGAAACGGTGCGACCCTGACGTTTACCTGGACCAACCCCGTCCAGGTGGCCGAGGTGGTCTATTATGGCCGCACCGCCTGGATGGCGTCCGAGTGTTGGAAAGACTATCAATTATCCCTCGACGACCAGGCGCAACCAGCAGTTCAAGGGCAGTTCCAGATGGGTCATGGCCCTCAGCACATTCGCCTGGCCACACCGGCACAGGTCCGCAAACTGACGCTGACATTTCGCAACTGGCATGGCGGCCTGAATCCCGGGGCGTCGGAGATTCAAATATTTGCCCAAGTGGTGCCGGAAGGGGTGCTGCCAAAATTCGTGAAACTGGATGCGGAAAGCCAGCCGGAAACACCGGAGTCGGTCCTGGTGGATTCGCCTGAATTAAAAGATAAATTTTTGAGTGGTGGCCTGGGATTCCAAAAATTATTGGTCATCCAACGGCATGAACTCAATCCCACTCATGTCTATACGTATCATGTGGAGGGGTTCCAGCCAGGCGGCGGATTGTGGGTCTATGCCTTCGATGCGAAATCCGTCAAAGCCGGCAAGATATGGAAGCGGCTCGTGGATTCATCGGAAGGTCAAATCCTGGATTGTGACCTTTCGCCTGATGGCCGTGAAGTTGTGTTTAGCTGGCGGCAAAAGAAAAGCGAGGGGTACCACATCTTCCGCATGAATGTCGATGGCTCCAAATGCCGCCAACTGACGGATGGTCCGCATCATAATTACAACGCCTGCTGGCTGCCCGATGGTGGCATTGCGTTTCTTTCGACCCGCACCTCGCGGTTTGCCTACTGTTGGATTTCCCCGGTGGGGGTGTTGCACCGCATGGAACGGGACGGTTCCCGCGTGCAGCAACTGTCTGCCAACATTGTGAACGACTTTACCCCGAGTGTCATGGAGGATGGCCGGCTGATTTATTCCCGGTGGGAATACGTGGACAAACCGGCCATCCCCATCCAGAGCCTGTGGACGATTCGACCGGATGGAACCGGTCTGGCCGGTTATTATGGCAACCGAGTCTTGAGTCCTGCCACGTTCATGGAGGCACGCTCGATTCCCGGGCGGTCGGGCGAGGTGCTGTGTGTGCTGACCAGCCACAATGGCCCCTGCCGTGGCGCGATCGGCATGATCAACCCTAAGCTTGGGAACAACACGCAGGCCGCCATCCGCAATCTCACCCCGGAAGTCAAGATTGGCCGGGTGGATCAGGGCAGTGGTAATAATATCCGTGGCCCGTACGAAAGCCCCTTCCCGCTTGATGGTCAATATTACCTGGTTTCCAAACGCGGCATGCTGTTGGTGCGTGATTATGAGGGCACCCAAACCGCCACGCTATTATCACCCAAAGATGGACTGGGCTATTATGGTGCCCGGCCAATCCGCTCGTACCGGCGTCCGCCCGTGTTGGATGCCCAAACCGATACCAATGCGGGGCCTTGGGCCACCGTGGTGTTGCAGGATGTCTATCGCGGCCTGGAACCCTTCGTGCAGCGCGGTGAAGTGAAGGAGATCTGCGTGGTGGAAGAAATGCGCAAGGCGGTGCGCACTGAGGTGGCGAATCGCGCCTTTGGTTTTCAATTCCCCGTCATTTCCTGCGGTGCCACCTATGCCGGGAAAAAAGTCTGGGGTTATGCCCCAGTTGCCCCGGATGGTTCGGCCTGTTTCCAGGTGCCTGCCGGAGTCCCCATCTATTTTCTCGCTTTGGACGCCCAGGGACGCGCCGTGCAACGCATGCGTACCTTCACCCATTTGATGCCCGGTGAAACCCAGGGTTGCATGGGGTGCCACGAACCTCGCCAGCAAACGCTTGCCGCGCAACATCCGCCGGTCATCCCCCGAAAACCGGATACGCTGCGTCCGCCGGACTGGGGCGCCGGGATCGGCTTTGACTATTCCACCGTGGTCCAACCCGTGCTTGATCGTAACTGCACCCTATGCCACAGCGGGTCCACCCCTGCCGGGAAGGTGGATCTTTGCGGCGATAAAACCGACTTTTTCAGCGTTTCGTATGAATACCTGGCGCGCGGGCGGAAAAAAATTTCCGAAGGGGAATATGACAACCCGTATGTAAACTGGATTCCCACCTATAATGGCATGGAGGCGAACATTCTTCAGATTCAACCCAAATTCTGGGGTTCCCATGCCAGCAAACTCACGGACGTAATTCTGAGTGGACACCGCGACACCAACGGCCAGCCGCGCATCGAATTGACGGCTGCCGAGCAGCGGCGCATCTTTGCTTGGATTGATTTGAATGTCCCCTACTATGGAACTTCGGAGACGGCTTATCCGGAAAAGAAAGGCTGCCGCCAACTCTATCCGACGGATCTCGACAAGACGCTGGCGGAGGTTGCCAAGCGCCGTTGTGTCTCCTGCCATGCCGAGGGAAAAATCCCGCGCCAGGTCTGGGTGCGCATCGTGCAGCCGCAACGAAATAATTTCCTCACGGCCCCGCTGGCCCGCGATGCGGGCGGCAGCGAACGGTGCGGCCGCCCGGTATTCCAGAATACCGATGATCCGGATTATCTGGCCATCCTGCGCACTTTTGAAGCGATTCAAAAACAAATCGAGGAACGCCCGCGCATGGATATGGCCGGGGCGCAACCGGCCAAGGTGGACCGGTCCTGCCTGGGGAAAGTGGATTGA
- a CDS encoding glycosyl hydrolase: MKMTLTLSGVTALFMLASVLPAATPTPLLIDQATLAASDPANVQPAPPWAVGQVSRAPNLDALPSFQKTPPGFGVVPFYWWLGDPLTKERLTWELEQLSDMGICGLQINYAHTDRGGRSYGLTIPSEPALFSAEWWKLAGWFMQEAKKRGIAVSLSDYTLGFGQGWCVDEILREHPDVAGSQLRLVTGNAPEDALFTTNFPGADGKLQRISVCAERVPISLDPMNPLSGAEYVKKFFGRWEDHFPGEGGKGLNFFFSDELGFGLHGYLWDARFAEEFKRRKGYDIVPELPALFRDVGPRTPKVRLDYSDVQVALTEEGFFKPVFNWHQQRGMTMGCDHGGRGRNVVEFGDYFRTQRWNQGPGCDQPGLGKNLIKAKVASSIAHLYLRPRVWLEGYYGSGWGTTSSGVVDATFADFVMGHNLLSYHGLYYSTHGGWWEWAPPCNGYHMPYWKQTRGFMDCVQRLSYLLSEGHHRCDVAILYPVAPMEAGMGGAEAVKTAFDTATQIYGKGIDFDFMDFESLARAKVVGKELHVSGEIYRVLVLPAMKAVRHSTLQKALEFHRAGGVVLAVGALPEASERIGRDDPEVAAMVKELFPNGTVDDVSARMTERDFETTGTLAAHGKESGYLMHRKLGPRDLYAVYNQPQGTVCKFRATGKVELWDPWTGTTRPLTVRSQANGITELALPLTEKEIQLIVFSPGSAVINQAEPAPALTSVEISGEWEFELQPTLDNRFGDYHWPPTPTLIGAEARQMEYTEGDNTNGPWRKVTCAFGPQFFKLGPVGPVAEEAGLKPDGRWKPYEFSWRWGIEGDPGHQGYHGLKADVHDEFIALGKAKFSSTSTSYEKEGNGGSYYLWTTIVAPRDMTAHALTGDLKPAKVWLNGSLVTGTTLPLKAGTNPLLLRYDKPGRTFFVASTAAGPAAPVNETDAFSSAAKWIWYPNEKITADRWFRKSFDLDTVPATARLRITCDNGYSIAINGTTIGSGNRWEQVQEYEVAKVLRAGRNEIVVRAHNDGADAGLITELIAGATRIGTDGSWRCAKTETGQSVAAEEVAAFTQSLWYKHPQGPPKVAGAVAAETSGQPKFKLSPLAMSWWNNSALLPFDSQLETKSPVGWYRFTSPPGLRALTITARGKVKAWANGKELAHTGNQFNVPEPSAESVPVLLRIEPERGCYGGAALPEPIKLECGAGRIVPGDWSKVDGLLSYSGGAWYRKTVTLPSAKRVTLDLGAVAATAEVRVNGQPAGIRISPPWQFDLSKVAKPGENRIEVLVHNTLANHYTTIPTRYRGTPTSGLLGPVTLQVEGK; the protein is encoded by the coding sequence ATGAAAATGACATTAACACTCTCAGGTGTGACCGCGTTGTTCATGCTGGCCTCAGTTCTGCCCGCTGCCACACCAACACCCCTCCTGATCGACCAGGCAACTTTAGCCGCCAGCGATCCAGCAAATGTTCAGCCCGCCCCGCCATGGGCGGTGGGACAGGTGAGCCGAGCTCCCAATCTGGATGCGCTGCCCAGTTTCCAAAAAACCCCGCCCGGATTTGGCGTGGTGCCATTTTACTGGTGGCTGGGTGACCCCTTGACGAAGGAACGGCTGACCTGGGAACTGGAGCAGCTCTCAGACATGGGCATCTGTGGCTTGCAGATCAACTACGCGCATACCGATCGCGGCGGACGCAGCTACGGACTGACCATTCCTAGCGAACCTGCGTTGTTCTCGGCGGAGTGGTGGAAACTGGCCGGCTGGTTCATGCAGGAAGCCAAAAAACGCGGCATCGCCGTGAGTCTGAGCGATTACACGCTTGGCTTCGGCCAGGGCTGGTGCGTGGATGAAATCCTGCGCGAACATCCGGATGTTGCCGGGTCGCAGTTACGGCTGGTTACAGGAAACGCGCCCGAGGATGCGCTGTTTACCACCAACTTTCCGGGCGCCGATGGCAAACTTCAGCGTATCTCGGTTTGTGCCGAGCGGGTGCCCATATCGCTCGACCCCATGAATCCGCTATCGGGAGCGGAGTATGTCAAAAAGTTCTTTGGCCGGTGGGAGGATCATTTTCCCGGTGAGGGCGGCAAAGGATTAAACTTTTTCTTCTCAGACGAATTGGGTTTCGGTTTGCACGGGTACCTGTGGGACGCGCGATTTGCCGAAGAGTTTAAGCGGCGCAAAGGTTACGACATCGTGCCGGAATTACCGGCCCTGTTCCGGGATGTCGGGCCGCGCACTCCCAAAGTGCGGCTGGATTACAGCGATGTGCAGGTCGCGTTGACGGAAGAAGGATTCTTCAAGCCGGTGTTTAACTGGCATCAGCAGCGCGGCATGACGATGGGGTGCGATCACGGCGGTCGCGGCCGCAACGTTGTCGAGTTCGGTGACTACTTTCGCACCCAACGCTGGAACCAGGGTCCGGGCTGCGATCAACCAGGGCTGGGCAAAAACCTGATCAAGGCCAAGGTCGCCAGTTCGATTGCGCATCTTTACCTGCGTCCGCGCGTCTGGCTCGAAGGGTACTACGGCAGCGGTTGGGGCACGACCTCCTCGGGCGTGGTGGATGCCACGTTTGCCGATTTTGTGATGGGGCACAACCTGCTGTCCTATCACGGTCTATATTACTCCACCCATGGCGGTTGGTGGGAATGGGCGCCGCCGTGCAACGGATATCACATGCCGTATTGGAAGCAGACGCGCGGTTTCATGGATTGCGTGCAACGCCTCAGCTACCTGCTCAGCGAGGGCCATCACCGCTGCGACGTGGCCATCCTCTATCCGGTGGCGCCGATGGAGGCCGGGATGGGCGGTGCGGAAGCTGTCAAGACGGCGTTTGACACCGCCACGCAAATATATGGCAAGGGCATTGATTTCGACTTTATGGACTTCGAATCGCTCGCCCGCGCCAAAGTGGTCGGCAAGGAACTCCATGTCTCCGGGGAAATTTACCGCGTGCTCGTGTTGCCCGCGATGAAAGCGGTGCGCCATTCCACCTTGCAGAAGGCCCTTGAATTTCACCGGGCTGGCGGTGTCGTGCTGGCGGTGGGTGCCCTGCCTGAAGCCAGCGAACGCATCGGGCGGGATGATCCCGAAGTGGCTGCGATGGTAAAGGAACTATTTCCCAACGGAACGGTGGATGACGTGTCGGCGCGCATGACGGAGCGTGATTTTGAAACGACGGGTACCCTGGCTGCTCATGGCAAGGAAAGCGGTTATCTCATGCACCGCAAGCTCGGCCCGCGCGATCTTTATGCCGTGTATAACCAGCCTCAGGGAACCGTGTGCAAATTCCGCGCGACCGGCAAAGTGGAGCTATGGGATCCGTGGACCGGCACGACGCGTCCGCTTACCGTCCGCTCCCAGGCAAACGGTATCACGGAACTGGCCCTGCCGCTGACGGAAAAGGAAATTCAACTGATTGTCTTCAGCCCGGGCAGCGCGGTGATCAACCAAGCGGAACCCGCCCCAGCACTGACATCGGTTGAAATTAGCGGCGAATGGGAATTCGAATTGCAGCCCACGCTCGATAACCGTTTCGGCGATTATCATTGGCCACCCACGCCGACGCTGATTGGCGCCGAGGCGCGGCAGATGGAATATACCGAGGGCGACAACACCAATGGTCCATGGCGCAAAGTGACCTGTGCGTTTGGTCCCCAATTTTTTAAGCTTGGCCCGGTTGGTCCGGTTGCAGAGGAAGCCGGCCTCAAGCCGGATGGGCGCTGGAAGCCATACGAATTCTCCTGGCGCTGGGGCATTGAGGGCGACCCCGGCCACCAGGGTTACCATGGGCTGAAAGCCGATGTGCATGACGAATTCATTGCGCTCGGCAAAGCCAAATTCAGCTCCACCAGCACCAGCTATGAAAAAGAGGGGAACGGTGGCAGTTATTATTTGTGGACGACCATCGTTGCTCCGCGCGATATGACTGCGCACGCCCTCACAGGTGATCTGAAACCAGCCAAGGTGTGGCTCAATGGGTCACTGGTCACCGGTACCACGCTCCCGCTAAAAGCGGGCACCAACCCGCTGCTGCTGCGCTATGACAAACCCGGGCGCACCTTCTTTGTGGCCTCCACGGCGGCGGGGCCTGCCGCACCAGTCAATGAGACCGATGCCTTTTCATCTGCGGCAAAATGGATTTGGTATCCGAACGAAAAAATCACCGCTGACCGTTGGTTTCGCAAATCATTCGATCTGGATACCGTGCCCGCCACGGCTCGGCTGCGCATCACCTGCGACAATGGCTACAGCATCGCCATCAATGGTACAACCATAGGCTCCGGTAACCGTTGGGAACAGGTGCAGGAATACGAGGTTGCCAAGGTGCTGCGGGCTGGCCGCAATGAAATCGTGGTCCGCGCCCATAATGATGGCGCCGATGCCGGGTTGATTACCGAGTTGATTGCCGGCGCAACCCGTATCGGCACCGATGGCAGTTGGCGCTGCGCCAAAACCGAAACCGGTCAGTCGGTGGCGGCGGAGGAAGTCGCCGCCTTTACCCAGAGCCTCTGGTACAAGCACCCGCAAGGCCCGCCCAAAGTGGCTGGAGCCGTGGCGGCGGAAACCAGCGGACAACCCAAATTCAAGCTCAGTCCGCTGGCCATGAGTTGGTGGAACAATTCGGCGTTGCTGCCGTTTGATTCACAACTCGAAACCAAGAGCCCGGTTGGCTGGTATCGCTTTACCTCGCCTCCGGGATTGCGTGCCCTGACCATTACGGCGCGGGGAAAAGTCAAGGCCTGGGCCAACGGCAAGGAACTCGCCCATACCGGTAACCAATTCAACGTGCCCGAACCGTCTGCGGAGTCCGTGCCCGTGCTCCTGCGCATTGAACCGGAACGCGGTTGTTATGGCGGTGCGGCATTGCCGGAGCCCATCAAGCTGGAATGCGGCGCGGGCCGGATTGTGCCCGGCGATTGGTCAAAGGTAGATGGTTTGCTGAGTTACTCCGGCGGGGCGTGGTACCGCAAAACCGTCACGCTCCCGTCGGCCAAGCGGGTGACCCTCGATCTCGGCGCGGTGGCGGCCACCGCCGAAGTCCGGGTCAACGGGCAACCGGCTGGCATACGCATTTCTCCACCCTGGCAATTCGATCTGAGCAAAGTGGCCAAACCCGGCGAAAACCGGATTGAGGTCCTGGTGCATAACACCCTTGCGAATCATTACACCACGATCCCGACGCGCTATCGTGGCACACCAACCTCCGGCCTGCTCGGCCCGGTCACGCTGCAAGTCGAGGGGAAATGA